The Thermosynechococcus sp. genome has a segment encoding these proteins:
- the hemL gene encoding glutamate-1-semialdehyde 2,1-aminomutase, with amino-acid sequence MPGGVSSPVRAFKSVGGQPIVFDHVKGAHIWDVDGNQYIDYVGSWGPAIVGHAHPEVIDALHAALEKGTSFGAPCVLENILAEMVIAAVPSVEMVRFVNSGTEACMAVLRLMRAYTQREKVIKFEGCYHGHADMFLVKAGSGVATLGLPDSPGVPKATTAATLTAPYNDLEAVSRLFEQYPDDIAGVILEPVVGNAGFIPPDAGFLEGLRELTKQYGALLVFDEVMTGFRIAYGGAQEKFGVTPDLTTLGKVIGGGLPVGAYGGRADIMKMVAPAGPVYQAGTLSGNPLAMTAGIKTLEILSRPGSYEHLDRITGKLVQGLLDAAREFGHEVCGGHISGMFGLFFTAGPVTNYEQAKQSDLKKFAAFHRGMLEQGIYLAPSQFEAGFTSLAHTEADIERTIAAARTVLSQL; translated from the coding sequence ATGCCCGGTGGCGTCAGTTCACCCGTGCGTGCCTTCAAGTCCGTTGGTGGACAGCCCATTGTCTTTGATCACGTCAAGGGTGCCCACATTTGGGATGTGGATGGCAATCAATACATTGACTATGTGGGGTCTTGGGGACCCGCGATCGTTGGCCATGCCCATCCTGAAGTCATTGACGCCCTCCATGCCGCCCTCGAAAAGGGAACTAGCTTTGGTGCCCCCTGCGTGCTTGAGAATATCTTGGCGGAAATGGTGATTGCCGCTGTCCCTAGCGTCGAGATGGTGCGCTTTGTCAATTCCGGAACCGAAGCCTGTATGGCCGTGCTGCGGCTAATGCGTGCCTATACCCAGCGGGAAAAAGTGATCAAATTTGAAGGCTGCTACCACGGCCATGCTGATATGTTCTTGGTCAAGGCGGGGTCGGGCGTCGCCACCTTGGGTTTACCCGATTCTCCCGGCGTGCCGAAAGCAACCACCGCCGCCACATTAACGGCGCCCTACAACGATCTCGAAGCGGTCAGTCGCCTCTTTGAACAATATCCCGATGACATTGCGGGGGTGATCCTTGAACCCGTGGTTGGCAATGCTGGCTTTATTCCCCCCGATGCGGGCTTTCTCGAAGGACTGCGGGAACTGACGAAACAATATGGTGCCCTCTTGGTCTTTGACGAAGTGATGACGGGCTTTCGCATTGCCTATGGCGGTGCCCAAGAAAAATTTGGTGTCACACCGGATCTAACTACCCTCGGAAAAGTGATTGGCGGTGGTCTGCCCGTCGGTGCCTATGGCGGTCGCGCCGACATTATGAAGATGGTGGCGCCGGCGGGGCCTGTGTATCAAGCGGGTACCCTCTCTGGCAATCCCTTGGCAATGACAGCGGGCATTAAAACCCTGGAAATTCTCAGCCGCCCCGGCAGCTATGAGCACTTGGATCGGATCACCGGCAAGCTGGTACAGGGACTTTTAGACGCTGCACGGGAGTTTGGCCACGAGGTGTGTGGTGGGCACATCAGTGGCATGTTTGGTCTCTTTTTCACCGCTGGTCCGGTGACCAACTATGAGCAAGCCAAGCAGTCCGATTTGAAAAAGTTTGCCGCCTTCCATCGCGGCATGCTGGAGCAGGGGATTTACCTTGCGCCATCCCAGTTTGAAGCGGGCTTTACCTCCCTTGCCCATACGGAGGCGGACATTGAGCGCACCATTGCCGCGGCGCGGACAGTGCTGAGTCAGCTTTGA
- a CDS encoding histidine kinase dimerization/phospho-acceptor domain-containing protein, giving the protein MNSLSLASFTEPAMTVGAGLSLKEVYQRWQETLPEAIVIVDEGQKPVGVVQGWRLALSLEREGMLADFAVGSVTAPWRSPVVEVPAAWTLLQFQGWLRTQAQMPSYIAVVDAQECFVGLLDQQRLLYHWACQPPLPWLEVIEQLPLPVQIQSAQGRVIWQNHAWSEYLTDFLPLAQTKFEGMSCQALEGRSLWQVCSFPLNLMSLDWEKAQSSVAIASDRYWLFFAQQRQEAEPTTPSRLQQLRLHQQKRLLLSLGHELKNPLTAILGLTQLLGQHPLPEQQDYLALIQRSGWQMNRLIQAWQDYTRALWRELELQWETVELADLWLRSQELAEHLYNLSPPSCHWQIDQPLSHVYLWGDALRLRQIFGHLLGWLMLFPSDRYGLRLSRWQNWLALQLWEEGHGIPLQDHDRLLHECLEDYAEVTMGLMLAHQLCRLHNGELSFIAQADSWSEWTVLLPFREGLPPELPTTAQLILLISNDATWIMNTTAALRGSHYGYMVARHPLEALDKLEQLQPTAIVVRPASSLILADVVESLATSPFTATVPLIILSDEATPLGLTGFVQRLPLSSHPSLLIDVLDRWCFPRLTSPAEKPTFEHPPLNQTVLRLGLLHEINLPHLRLLEAEDLEQANLLVDIWQPDVLIWDLPAEEVPQLENHPKLRKLPVITLAEDSSRAIHQLGDVMVFPCLNLEDLMDVVLLAATVKAQS; this is encoded by the coding sequence ATGAATTCCCTCTCCCTAGCTAGCTTTACTGAACCGGCAATGACGGTGGGGGCCGGTCTGTCTCTCAAGGAGGTGTATCAGCGTTGGCAAGAAACCCTCCCAGAAGCGATCGTCATTGTGGATGAGGGGCAAAAACCGGTGGGGGTGGTGCAGGGCTGGCGGTTGGCTTTGAGTTTGGAGCGGGAAGGGATGTTAGCCGACTTCGCGGTCGGCAGTGTGACGGCTCCTTGGCGATCGCCCGTGGTGGAGGTACCGGCAGCGTGGACGCTATTGCAGTTTCAGGGATGGCTGCGCACTCAAGCCCAGATGCCCTCCTATATTGCGGTTGTGGATGCCCAGGAGTGCTTTGTGGGACTGCTGGATCAGCAACGCTTGCTCTATCACTGGGCCTGCCAGCCCCCTTTGCCTTGGCTGGAAGTGATTGAACAATTGCCTTTGCCGGTGCAAATTCAAAGCGCCCAAGGGAGAGTCATTTGGCAAAATCATGCTTGGTCAGAATACTTAACGGACTTTTTGCCACTGGCACAGACTAAATTTGAGGGCATGAGTTGTCAGGCGCTAGAGGGGCGATCGCTCTGGCAGGTGTGCTCATTTCCCTTGAATTTAATGTCGTTGGACTGGGAGAAAGCCCAGAGCAGTGTAGCGATCGCTAGCGATCGCTATTGGTTATTTTTTGCCCAACAGCGCCAAGAGGCTGAACCAACGACCCCCAGCCGCTTGCAGCAACTCCGACTCCATCAGCAAAAGCGCCTCCTCCTGAGCTTGGGACATGAACTCAAAAATCCCCTAACGGCAATCCTCGGCCTTACCCAACTCCTGGGGCAACACCCCCTACCAGAGCAACAGGACTACCTTGCCCTAATCCAGCGTAGCGGTTGGCAAATGAATCGCCTTATTCAGGCATGGCAGGACTACACCCGTGCCCTCTGGCGAGAGTTGGAATTGCAATGGGAAACTGTAGAACTGGCGGATTTGTGGTTGCGATCGCAGGAGTTGGCGGAGCATCTTTACAATCTGAGCCCGCCGAGTTGCCACTGGCAAATTGATCAGCCCTTGAGTCATGTGTACCTCTGGGGCGATGCTTTGCGGCTACGGCAGATTTTTGGCCATCTCCTAGGGTGGCTGATGCTCTTTCCCAGCGATCGCTATGGACTGCGCTTGAGTCGCTGGCAAAATTGGCTGGCGCTGCAACTGTGGGAAGAGGGACATGGTATTCCTCTTCAGGATCACGATCGCCTGCTCCACGAATGCCTTGAGGACTACGCCGAAGTAACGATGGGGCTGATGCTAGCCCACCAACTCTGTCGTCTCCACAATGGTGAGCTTTCCTTTATCGCCCAAGCTGATAGCTGGAGTGAGTGGACAGTGCTGCTGCCCTTTAGGGAGGGACTGCCCCCTGAATTGCCCACTACAGCTCAATTGATCCTTTTAATCAGTAATGATGCCACCTGGATCATGAACACCACTGCGGCATTGCGAGGTAGCCATTACGGATATATGGTTGCTCGCCATCCCCTTGAAGCGCTGGATAAGCTGGAGCAACTGCAACCCACAGCAATTGTCGTCCGCCCCGCCAGTAGTCTCATTTTGGCTGATGTGGTTGAAAGTCTTGCCACCAGTCCCTTCACTGCCACTGTCCCGTTGATCATCCTCTCCGACGAAGCCACTCCCTTGGGCTTGACTGGTTTTGTGCAACGGCTGCCCTTGAGTAGTCATCCCAGTCTGCTCATCGATGTCCTCGATCGCTGGTGTTTTCCACGACTGACTTCTCCGGCGGAAAAACCGACCTTTGAGCATCCCCCCCTGAATCAGACGGTCCTTCGCCTCGGTTTACTCCATGAAATTAACCTGCCCCACCTGCGGCTTCTCGAAGCGGAAGACCTCGAACAGGCCAATCTCTTGGTGGATATTTGGCAGCCTGACGTTCTGATTTGGGATTTGCCCGCTGAGGAAGTCCCCCAGCTGGAGAATCACCCCAAACTACGAAAACTCCCCGTGATTACCTTGGCAGAAGATAGCAGCCGAGCCATTCATCAATTGGGAGATGTCATGGTCTTTCCCTGCCTCAACCTTGAGGACTTAATGGATGTGGTGCTCCTTGCCGCAACGGTCAAGGCTCAAAGCTGA
- a CDS encoding circadian clock protein KaiA — translation MAQSTALTICGLVYSPAIGQELVRLHTSDIDELVYFASEREFCNYLEARRNSVACLILEWGEGTPQIITYLHHSATLLPAILIFPAAPGPPPAGPYYHIAEVILTTDQLEQLNRQIEEAIAGFVKLCPGCAVPPHVLFRMPALKESSNIDPQHRLSQKLKERLGYLGVYYKRDTAFFFRRMSPADKRKLLDELRSIYRTIVLEYFNTDAKVNERIDEFVSKAFFADISVSQVLEIHVELMDNFAKQLKLEGRSEDILLDYRLTLIDVIAHLCEMYRRSIPREV, via the coding sequence GTGGCGCAGTCAACCGCACTAACAATTTGTGGCTTAGTTTACTCGCCCGCTATTGGCCAAGAACTAGTTCGTTTGCACACCTCTGATATTGATGAGCTGGTTTACTTTGCAAGCGAGAGGGAGTTTTGTAACTATTTAGAGGCACGGCGCAATAGCGTCGCTTGTTTAATTTTAGAATGGGGAGAGGGGACTCCGCAAATCATTACCTATCTTCACCACAGTGCCACCCTGTTGCCCGCCATCCTCATTTTTCCAGCCGCGCCAGGTCCCCCACCTGCTGGTCCCTACTATCACATTGCCGAAGTGATTTTGACAACCGATCAGCTGGAGCAGCTCAACCGGCAAATTGAGGAAGCTATCGCGGGATTTGTCAAGCTCTGTCCGGGATGTGCAGTGCCGCCCCATGTCCTGTTTCGCATGCCAGCCCTCAAAGAGAGCAGTAATATTGACCCCCAGCATCGTCTTTCCCAAAAATTGAAGGAACGACTCGGCTACCTGGGGGTGTATTACAAACGAGATACAGCATTTTTTTTCCGACGGATGTCCCCTGCCGATAAACGCAAACTGCTGGACGAACTGCGTTCAATTTATCGTACCATTGTCCTTGAATACTTTAACACCGATGCCAAAGTTAATGAGCGCATTGACGAATTTGTTAGTAAAGCATTCTTCGCAGATATTTCTGTTTCCCAAGTGCTAGAGATTCACGTCGAACTCATGGATAACTTTGCAAAGCAACTCAAACTCGAAGGCCGCAGTGAGGACATTTTGCTCGACTATCGCCTGACCCTCATTGATGTTATCGCCCATCTGTGCGAGATGTATCGTCGTTCGATTCCGCGGGAGGTGTAA
- the kaiB gene encoding circadian clock protein KaiB encodes MAPLRKTYVLKLYVAGNTPNSVRALKTLNNILEKEFKGVYALKVIDVLKNPQLAEEDKILATPTLAKVLPPPVRRIIGDLSNREKVLIGLDLLYEEIGDQAEDDLGLE; translated from the coding sequence ATGGCCCCCTTGCGGAAAACCTATGTTCTCAAGCTATACGTTGCGGGTAACACCCCCAACTCGGTGCGTGCCCTAAAAACTCTCAATAACATTCTTGAAAAAGAATTTAAGGGAGTCTATGCACTCAAGGTAATCGATGTCCTCAAAAATCCGCAACTGGCTGAGGAAGATAAAATTTTGGCCACGCCTACCCTTGCCAAAGTCCTACCGCCACCTGTCCGCCGCATTATTGGGGACTTGTCGAATCGTGAGAAGGTGCTCATTGGCTTAGATCTCTTGTATGAAGAGATTGGTGACCAAGCCGAGGATGACTTAGGCTTGGAATAG
- the kaiC gene encoding circadian clock protein KaiC has protein sequence MTNLPEHQSSPTEQSSAEVKKIPTMIEGFDDISHGGLPQGRTTLVSGTSGTGKTLFAVQFLYNGITIFNEPGIFVTFEESPQDIIKNALSFGWNLQSLIDQGKLFILDASPDPDGQEVAGDFDLSALIERIQYAIRKYKATRVSIDSVTAVFQQYDAASVVRREIFRLAFRLKQLGVTTIMTTERVDEYGPVARFGVEEFVSDNVVILRNVLEGERRRRTVEILKLRGTTHMKGEYPFTINNGINIFPLGAMRLTQRSSNVRVSSGVKTLDEMCGGGFFKDSIILATGATGTGKTLLVSKFLETGCQQGERALLFAYEESRAQLSRNASSWGIDFEELERRGLLRIICAYPESAGLEDHLQIIKSEIADFKPSRVAIDSLSALARGVSNNAFRQFVIGVTGFAKQEEITGFFTNTTDQFMGSNSITESHISTITDTILLLQYVEIRGEMSRAINVFKMRGSWHDKGIREYVITEKGAEIRDSFRNFEGIISGTPTRISVDEKTELARIAKGMQNLENE, from the coding sequence ATGACAAACCTACCTGAACATCAGTCCAGTCCAACGGAGCAGTCCTCTGCGGAAGTCAAGAAAATCCCGACGATGATTGAGGGCTTTGACGATATCAGCCATGGGGGACTTCCCCAAGGACGCACCACCTTAGTCAGCGGCACTTCAGGCACAGGGAAGACCCTTTTTGCAGTTCAGTTTCTCTACAATGGCATTACGATTTTTAATGAGCCAGGTATATTTGTTACATTTGAAGAATCCCCCCAAGATATTATTAAAAACGCCCTCAGTTTTGGCTGGAACCTGCAAAGTCTGATTGACCAAGGCAAGCTATTTATCCTGGATGCTTCTCCGGATCCCGATGGCCAAGAGGTGGCCGGTGACTTTGACTTATCTGCGCTGATTGAGCGCATTCAGTATGCCATTCGCAAATACAAAGCAACCCGGGTCTCCATTGATTCGGTAACAGCGGTTTTCCAGCAATACGATGCGGCCTCGGTGGTGCGGCGGGAAATTTTTCGCCTGGCTTTTCGCCTCAAGCAACTGGGCGTGACCACGATTATGACCACCGAGCGGGTAGATGAATACGGCCCTGTGGCGCGTTTTGGGGTTGAGGAGTTTGTCTCCGATAATGTGGTGATTTTGCGTAATGTTCTTGAGGGAGAAAGGCGGCGGCGCACGGTCGAAATTCTCAAGCTGCGGGGCACCACCCACATGAAGGGGGAATATCCCTTTACCATCAACAATGGCATTAATATCTTCCCCTTGGGAGCAATGCGTCTTACCCAGCGCTCTTCGAATGTGCGGGTGTCTTCGGGGGTTAAGACCCTCGACGAGATGTGTGGCGGTGGCTTCTTCAAGGATTCGATTATTTTGGCCACGGGCGCTACGGGGACTGGCAAGACTCTCTTGGTCAGTAAATTCTTGGAGACGGGCTGCCAACAGGGAGAACGGGCACTGCTGTTTGCCTATGAGGAATCGCGGGCGCAGTTGTCGCGCAATGCCTCCTCTTGGGGCATTGATTTTGAGGAGTTGGAACGGCGTGGTTTGTTGCGGATTATTTGTGCCTATCCAGAGTCAGCGGGGCTTGAGGATCACCTGCAAATTATCAAGTCGGAGATTGCGGACTTTAAGCCCTCCCGGGTGGCCATTGACTCTTTGTCTGCCTTGGCGCGGGGGGTGAGCAACAATGCCTTCCGGCAGTTTGTAATTGGGGTTACTGGATTTGCCAAGCAGGAGGAAATCACTGGCTTTTTCACCAACACCACGGATCAGTTTATGGGGTCGAACTCGATTACCGAGTCCCATATCTCCACAATTACAGACACAATTTTGCTTTTGCAGTACGTGGAAATCCGCGGTGAGATGTCACGGGCAATTAACGTCTTTAAGATGCGTGGCTCTTGGCACGATAAGGGAATTCGGGAGTATGTGATCACTGAGAAGGGGGCAGAAATCCGCGATTCCTTCCGCAACTTTGAGGGGATTATTAGCGGTACCCCCACCCGCATTTCCGTGGACGAAAAAACAGAGCTGGCGCGAATTGCCAAGGGGATGCAGAATCTAGAGAACGAGTAG
- a CDS encoding NAD(+) kinase → MQLNQVIVVHKAGDRQSKEWADRASRQLQQRGAKVLVGPSGPKDNPYPVFMASVTEPIDLAVVLGGDGTSLAAARHLAAAGVPILAVNVGGHLGFLTEPLELFRDMEAVWDRLERDEYAMQQRMMLQAQVFEGSKAHPEAVGDRYYALNEMCIKPASADRMITAILEMEIDGDVVDQYQGDGLLVATPTGSTCYTVAANGPILHPGMAALVVTPICPLSLSSRPIVLPARSSVSIWPLEDHSLNTKLWMDGVLATSIWPGQRVQVTMADCQARFIILRDHYSFYQTLREKLAWAGARIPYHNNHRN, encoded by the coding sequence ATGCAGTTAAACCAAGTCATTGTGGTGCACAAGGCGGGCGATCGCCAGAGCAAGGAATGGGCAGATCGCGCTTCCCGTCAGCTGCAACAGCGTGGCGCCAAGGTGCTGGTGGGGCCGAGTGGGCCCAAGGACAACCCCTACCCTGTCTTCATGGCCTCAGTGACAGAGCCGATTGATCTGGCCGTTGTTCTGGGAGGAGATGGCACCTCCTTAGCAGCGGCACGGCATCTAGCGGCGGCTGGGGTTCCAATTCTAGCAGTGAATGTGGGGGGGCATTTGGGGTTTTTGACGGAGCCGCTGGAGCTGTTTCGCGATATGGAGGCAGTTTGGGATCGCCTGGAGCGGGACGAGTACGCGATGCAACAGCGGATGATGCTGCAAGCCCAGGTTTTTGAGGGGTCAAAGGCTCATCCTGAAGCGGTGGGCGATCGCTACTATGCCCTCAATGAAATGTGCATTAAGCCGGCCTCTGCTGATCGCATGATCACCGCCATCCTCGAGATGGAAATTGATGGCGATGTTGTGGATCAGTACCAAGGGGATGGGTTGCTGGTGGCCACCCCTACCGGCTCCACCTGCTATACGGTCGCCGCCAATGGCCCCATTTTGCATCCGGGGATGGCAGCCCTTGTGGTGACGCCCATTTGCCCTTTGAGTCTCTCTAGCCGCCCCATTGTCTTACCTGCGCGCTCCTCGGTCAGCATTTGGCCCTTGGAGGATCATAGCCTCAATACCAAGCTGTGGATGGATGGCGTACTGGCTACCTCCATTTGGCCAGGACAGCGGGTACAGGTGACAATGGCCGATTGTCAAGCTCGCTTTATCATCCTGCGGGATCACTACTCCTTTTATCAAACCCTACGGGAGAAGTTGGCCTGGGCAGGGGCACGGATTCCCTATCACAACAATCACCGCAATTAG
- a CDS encoding HD family phosphohydrolase has product MILSPFERAVVGQEAQALVDQLLEIGIALSASQSLEELLHLILTKSRQITASDAGTIFLVQRERAVLEFKAAQNDSVTLPEQVQHYTIPLTADSLVGYVALTGESLNIADVYALRGSEMYQFNRSFDEALHYRTCSVLVVPMQNVSGEVIGVLQLINRKRSPDTLLTPETSVALTQPYSPWEEHIVRSLASQAAVIIERNHLLESIEQLFEGFITASVQAIETRDPVTAGHSERVAALTVRLAEITSATSRGVFRDVFFSDRQLQEIRYAALLHDFGKVGVPEAILNKQKKIYPEQLAVIRQRFALVRRTLEMETAQAKVNYLLSHPHRPHTPEQGCQHCAFLRHLDQELQQKLLILEDYWQLLEQANEPQILDQEPLERLRELTQFYYRGVDGELHPLITATELEQLLVRRGNLTQQERRIIEAHVTYTYQFLARIPWTPHLKNVPTIAYGHHERLDGSGYPRGIGAAEIPLQTQMLAIADIYDALTAKDRPYKKSLPVAKALEILWQEAKEFKINPDLVELFEQQEVFRVLGHQR; this is encoded by the coding sequence ATGATTCTCAGTCCTTTTGAACGCGCTGTTGTTGGCCAAGAGGCGCAAGCCCTGGTTGATCAGCTGTTAGAAATTGGGATTGCCCTCTCTGCCAGTCAATCCCTAGAGGAATTGCTGCATCTAATTCTCACCAAAAGTCGCCAAATTACTGCTAGCGACGCCGGCACGATTTTTCTAGTGCAGCGCGAACGGGCGGTGCTGGAATTCAAGGCAGCTCAAAACGATAGCGTCACCCTTCCTGAGCAAGTGCAGCACTATACAATACCCCTTACTGCCGATAGCTTGGTGGGCTATGTCGCTCTCACGGGGGAATCGCTGAATATTGCCGATGTGTATGCCCTCAGGGGGAGTGAGATGTACCAGTTCAATCGTTCCTTTGATGAAGCCCTACACTATCGAACCTGTTCGGTGCTGGTGGTGCCGATGCAAAATGTCAGTGGTGAGGTGATTGGCGTTCTGCAACTGATTAACCGCAAGCGATCGCCCGACACCCTACTGACACCGGAAACCAGCGTAGCTCTCACGCAGCCCTATAGCCCTTGGGAAGAACACATTGTGCGATCCCTGGCCAGTCAGGCCGCGGTGATTATTGAGCGCAACCATTTACTTGAAAGTATTGAACAGCTCTTTGAGGGATTTATCACCGCTTCGGTTCAAGCCATTGAGACCCGGGATCCAGTCACTGCGGGGCATTCCGAACGGGTGGCGGCTCTGACGGTGCGCCTCGCTGAGATCACCAGTGCCACCTCTAGGGGAGTCTTTCGCGATGTTTTCTTTAGCGATCGCCAGCTCCAGGAAATCCGCTATGCTGCCCTGCTCCACGATTTTGGCAAGGTGGGCGTGCCGGAGGCGATTCTCAACAAGCAAAAGAAAATTTACCCCGAACAACTGGCGGTCATTCGCCAACGCTTTGCCCTTGTCCGCCGCACCCTAGAAATGGAAACCGCTCAAGCCAAAGTCAATTACTTACTCTCCCATCCCCATCGGCCCCATACCCCAGAACAGGGGTGTCAGCACTGCGCTTTTCTACGACACCTGGATCAAGAACTCCAGCAAAAACTCCTCATCCTAGAAGACTACTGGCAGTTATTGGAGCAAGCCAATGAACCGCAAATTCTTGATCAAGAACCCCTGGAGCGCCTTCGGGAATTGACCCAGTTTTATTACCGCGGTGTTGATGGCGAACTCCATCCCCTCATTACGGCCACTGAACTTGAACAACTCTTGGTGCGCCGTGGCAATCTCACCCAACAGGAACGACGGATCATCGAAGCCCACGTGACCTATACCTACCAGTTTCTTGCCCGCATTCCTTGGACCCCCCATCTCAAAAATGTGCCCACCATTGCCTATGGTCACCATGAGCGCTTGGACGGCAGTGGCTACCCACGGGGTATTGGCGCAGCTGAAATTCCGCTGCAAACCCAGATGCTGGCGATCGCCGACATCTACGATGCCCTCACGGCCAAGGATCGCCCCTACAAAAAGAGCCTGCCGGTGGCGAAGGCCCTCGAGATCTTGTGGCAGGAGGCCAAGGAATTTAAGATCAATCCCGATTTAGTGGAACTCTTTGAGCAGCAGGAGGTCTTTCGGGTGCTGGGGCACCAGCGCTAG
- a CDS encoding CPBP family intramembrane glutamic endopeptidase, with translation MEESPLPDEPLSRTQVLVAMALTAILWLILARVWLFTPFSGGLLPLRWDAWAVVLGIALCLGITGISAILYRLWPAYRHASDTYLKLVLSPLLWPDLFWIGILPGLSEELLFRGVLLPSLGLNWAGIIGSSVCFGILHAGSRQQWPYALWATIVGGLFAYSAVARNDLLLVIVAHTCTNWLAATLWKVSFLQSSAD, from the coding sequence ATGGAGGAGTCCCCCCTGCCCGATGAGCCTCTGAGTCGCACACAGGTCTTAGTGGCCATGGCGTTAACGGCCATCCTGTGGCTGATTTTGGCGCGGGTGTGGTTATTTACCCCCTTTTCTGGGGGACTTCTGCCGCTGCGCTGGGATGCCTGGGCAGTGGTTTTAGGGATTGCCCTCTGCCTAGGAATTACCGGCATCAGCGCTATTTTGTATCGCCTCTGGCCTGCCTACCGCCACGCGTCAGATACCTACCTGAAACTTGTGCTTTCACCACTGCTGTGGCCTGATCTGTTTTGGATTGGCATTCTGCCCGGCCTTAGTGAAGAGCTGCTCTTTCGCGGCGTGCTCCTGCCGAGTTTGGGGCTCAACTGGGCAGGGATTATTGGCAGTTCTGTGTGCTTTGGCATCTTGCACGCTGGATCGCGGCAGCAGTGGCCCTATGCCCTGTGGGCAACCATTGTTGGCGGCTTGTTTGCCTATAGTGCCGTGGCCAGGAATGATTTACTCTTAGTGATCGTTGCCCATACCTGTACCAATTGGCTGGCAGCTACGCTCTGGAAAGTCTCGTTTTTGCAATCGTCCGCCGATTAA
- a CDS encoding 2Fe-2S iron-sulfur cluster-binding protein, producing MTQTFRVEILHQGQTYTFEASADKPILRSATAAGIDLPSSCNAGVCTTCAAQIQEGTVDHGDAMGLSPELRQKGYVLLCVARPCSNLKLISEKEEEVYNLQFGQFQKA from the coding sequence ATGACCCAAACCTTTCGTGTTGAGATCCTGCACCAAGGGCAAACCTACACCTTTGAAGCCAGTGCCGATAAACCCATCCTGCGATCGGCCACCGCTGCGGGAATTGATCTTCCGAGTTCCTGTAATGCTGGAGTCTGTACCACCTGTGCTGCCCAAATTCAGGAGGGTACCGTGGATCACGGGGATGCGATGGGTCTGAGTCCCGAACTGCGGCAAAAAGGCTATGTCCTCCTCTGTGTGGCCCGCCCCTGCTCAAATTTGAAACTGATCTCGGAAAAAGAGGAAGAGGTCTATAACTTGCAATTTGGTCAGTTCCAGAAAGCGTAG
- a CDS encoding thioesterase family protein — protein sequence MNTTPLRDYERTVHFADTDAAGVVYFANVLRFCHEAYEDALAQLGVDLRQFFSNSGLIVPITEAQIRFLKPLYCGDRLRVTIDPQRLDTSRFQLIYTLYNGAGDRVAIAQTQHICLQLPQRQRVAIPDPLRAWVKSAPEEASDRED from the coding sequence ATGAATACAACACCCCTGCGCGACTATGAGCGCACGGTTCATTTTGCTGATACCGATGCGGCTGGGGTCGTTTACTTTGCCAATGTGCTGCGGTTTTGTCATGAGGCCTACGAGGATGCCCTTGCCCAGTTGGGGGTAGATCTGCGGCAATTTTTCAGCAACAGTGGCCTGATTGTGCCGATTACGGAGGCGCAGATCCGCTTTTTGAAGCCCCTCTACTGTGGCGATCGCCTGCGGGTGACCATTGACCCCCAAAGACTGGATACTAGCCGTTTTCAACTGATCTATACTCTCTACAATGGGGCAGGCGATCGAGTAGCCATTGCCCAGACGCAACACATTTGCCTGCAGCTGCCCCAACGCCAGCGAGTAGCGATTCCTGATCCGTTGCGGGCATGGGTGAAGTCTGCCCCCGAGGAAGCCAGCGATCGCGAGGATTAG